Proteins encoded within one genomic window of Actinoplanes octamycinicus:
- the infA gene encoding translation initiation factor IF-1, whose amino-acid sequence MTRENGGIQLEGTVVECLRNATFRVDLPNGHQVLAHISGKIRKNYIKILPFDRVLVEVSPYDLTRGRILYRYRN is encoded by the coding sequence ATGACCAGGGAGAACGGCGGCATCCAGCTGGAGGGCACGGTGGTCGAGTGCCTGCGCAACGCCACCTTCCGGGTCGACCTGCCCAATGGTCACCAGGTCCTGGCCCACATCAGCGGCAAGATCCGGAAGAACTACATCAAGATCCTCCCCTTCGACCGTGTCCTCGTGGAGGTCTCGCCCTACGACCTGACTCGAGGCCGGATCCTCTACCGATACCGGAACTGA